A single genomic interval of uncultured Pseudodesulfovibrio sp. harbors:
- a CDS encoding carboxyl transferase domain-containing protein has protein sequence MNIDKKTTELLERVNYAREILGNKSRPELDAFSKEIEELPVKFQNRSEDRAIRALESLDKRLSTMEAAIDAQLTAMDKVRIVRHPQRICLKDILENVYDNYTEIGGKDEHSIDPGMLIARAYITRRKGKKIINQPVMVVGQEKGHGQEFRNGGSIKPWGNSKALKYMEVAAREQIPIHAYVNTPGSYPVEDFPGAAQQIAENIYEMAGLPVPIIAIFSEGGSGGAEAIGMADKRLMLSHGYYSVISPEGAAAIEGRIKGSERAPVELIESCAISQRITAQDNLRNGYIDEIIEEPSLGARPDHFDFYKQMREQVVRATDEVALSIRGMSLFRAFAMRHFRKHADIIVRWSLSEKARERLIARRFKKYRKLAQHAYQDNRSLLEKLNATRTGIVSTTTSAVQYGLIKPFKQKFTRIIEEATDEIHVVTGRFESVFSNVLKKVGGKSNGKSQAEIELTGLSQSEPEKKIIPTDSNYVSPQAHLDREITCPNADKRGCLDIWARDLFTDFAGVCPHCGYNFPMEYQWYLHNLFDKGSIREFNRDIASGNPTDFPNFEERVQAAKDKTGLQSSCMTFNASLDGIRLTCATLIANFRGGSVGAAEGEKFIRALELAQTKHQPFLAYVHGTAGIRIQEGVNGLIQMPRCTMAVRKYIEEGGLYIVLYDTNSYAGPVASFLGCSPYQYAVRSSRLGFAGPGVIKETTGIEIPPDYHNCFKALSRGHIQGVWSRKDIRKNLHQAFLTIGGRNLYYR, from the coding sequence ATGAATATAGACAAAAAAACTACGGAGCTTCTGGAACGGGTCAACTACGCCCGTGAGATTCTCGGAAACAAGTCCCGCCCCGAGCTGGATGCGTTTTCCAAGGAAATCGAAGAGCTTCCCGTCAAGTTCCAGAATAGGTCCGAGGACCGTGCAATTCGTGCGCTTGAATCGCTCGACAAACGCTTGTCCACCATGGAAGCCGCCATTGACGCGCAGTTGACTGCCATGGACAAGGTTCGCATTGTTCGCCACCCACAGCGTATATGCCTCAAAGATATCCTTGAAAACGTCTACGACAATTATACTGAAATAGGCGGCAAGGACGAACATTCCATCGACCCCGGCATGCTGATCGCCCGCGCGTATATTACACGACGCAAAGGCAAGAAGATTATCAACCAGCCGGTCATGGTCGTCGGACAGGAAAAAGGTCATGGTCAGGAATTCCGCAACGGCGGTTCCATCAAACCTTGGGGAAACAGCAAGGCACTCAAATACATGGAAGTCGCCGCACGCGAGCAGATTCCCATCCATGCCTACGTTAACACTCCCGGCTCCTACCCTGTCGAGGATTTCCCCGGAGCAGCACAGCAGATCGCTGAAAATATCTATGAAATGGCAGGACTGCCCGTTCCCATCATCGCCATCTTCTCCGAAGGCGGTTCCGGTGGCGCAGAAGCCATCGGCATGGCGGACAAGCGCCTCATGCTTTCTCATGGATATTATTCCGTAATCTCTCCGGAAGGAGCGGCTGCCATTGAAGGACGCATCAAGGGATCGGAGCGCGCTCCGGTCGAACTGATCGAATCCTGCGCCATCTCCCAGCGCATCACGGCACAGGACAACCTCAGGAACGGATATATCGATGAAATCATCGAAGAACCGTCCCTCGGTGCCCGTCCGGATCATTTCGATTTTTACAAGCAGATGCGTGAACAGGTCGTTCGCGCCACTGATGAAGTCGCACTGTCCATTCGCGGCATGAGCCTGTTCAGGGCCTTTGCCATGCGTCATTTCAGAAAACACGCCGACATCATCGTTCGCTGGTCCCTCAGTGAAAAGGCCCGTGAACGCCTGATTGCTCGTCGTTTCAAGAAATACCGCAAGCTTGCACAGCATGCCTATCAGGACAATCGCTCGCTGCTTGAAAAGCTCAACGCGACCCGGACCGGAATCGTTTCAACCACGACTTCGGCTGTCCAGTATGGTTTGATCAAGCCTTTCAAACAGAAATTCACCAGAATCATTGAAGAAGCGACTGATGAAATTCATGTAGTCACAGGCCGGTTCGAATCAGTATTCAGCAACGTTCTCAAAAAAGTCGGCGGCAAATCCAACGGGAAGAGTCAGGCGGAAATCGAGCTTACCGGATTGTCCCAGTCGGAACCGGAAAAGAAGATCATTCCGACCGACTCCAACTACGTCAGCCCGCAGGCTCACCTTGATCGTGAAATCACCTGTCCGAATGCGGACAAACGTGGCTGCCTCGACATCTGGGCTCGTGATCTTTTCACTGATTTCGCAGGTGTTTGCCCTCACTGTGGGTACAACTTCCCCATGGAATACCAATGGTATCTCCACAATCTCTTTGACAAGGGATCGATTCGGGAATTCAACAGGGACATCGCATCCGGCAACCCCACCGACTTCCCGAACTTCGAGGAACGGGTTCAGGCGGCCAAAGATAAAACCGGGCTTCAGAGCAGTTGCATGACCTTCAATGCGTCGTTGGACGGCATACGCCTGACCTGCGCCACTCTGATCGCCAATTTCCGAGGCGGTTCGGTCGGAGCTGCGGAAGGCGAGAAATTCATTCGTGCCCTGGAGCTTGCCCAGACCAAGCACCAGCCGTTTCTGGCATACGTCCACGGAACTGCCGGTATCCGCATTCAGGAAGGCGTCAACGGCCTCATCCAGATGCCCCGCTGCACCATGGCAGTCCGCAAGTACATTGAAGAAGGCGGACTGTACATTGTCCTATACGATACCAACTCCTATGCTGGCCCGGTAGCATCCTTCCTCGGTTGCTCTCCGTATCAGTATGCAGTGCGTTCCTCTCGTCTGGGCTTTGCCGGTCCCGGCGTCATCAAGGAAACCACGGGCATTGAGATACCGCCGGATTACCACAACTGCTTCAAGGCACTTTCACGCGGTCATATTCAAGGTGTCTGGAGCCGCAAGGACATCCGCAAGAATCTGCATCAGGCATTCCTGACGATTGGTGGCAGGAACCTCTATTACCGTTAA
- a CDS encoding bifunctional diguanylate cyclase/phosphodiesterase yields the protein MHMKLPAYLLANKRISDTSETTLILITIKDHSILEEMYGHSFIVRIKQELQDILARIATRISNSENIDFRNTGPGEVALLIPAYDSPADIAYEYKTQAQNDLKRTMIHQTGRGIELGMGYAKLPDGLGSPQSTKFNILLENARRMTKIPLDMTRLAITNRFNEIVEQKKISTLYQPILDFRTGTILGWESLTRGPLESSFRSPVVLFETAEQLGRLFALEKLCRESAIQNAGHLSGGQKLFLNIHPKTMADPEFTPGNTLRLMEKAGLKPDDIVFEITEQHSLQEFELFYQTLEHYRSQGFKIAVDDAGAGYAGLSTIAQLRPEYIKLDKSLTENIHKDPVKRALVETTVTFANKIGSQIIAEGIETKAQAVCIKDIGVHCGQGYFIARPSAPKPVLTKDCQELQSASDISSRSVNLSLPIGDLAQPPFQMQPDNMVSDAQEFFKKNNRFSSIVITDKEVPRGLIMEYHLNRQLSSQYGIALYYRRPIESVMDKTPLIVDMNTPVEQAARKAMKRETLKAYDDIIITRKGILYGIVSVQKLLDAMARIQVEMAKGTNPLTGLPGNVAIEQEVEGRIAQGRTFSIIYADLDHFKVYNDTYGFKSGDRIIKLAADIMMWAARKHASANSCLCHIGGDDFVLITDPESVDRICTSITRCFGRLVKNCYCVEDRTQGWIKAKGRDGKTREYPLVSISLGVISINGQCSLMEIGERAAHIKKYAKSIPGNSVAVDRRLPLGSE from the coding sequence ATGCATATGAAACTTCCTGCTTATCTACTAGCAAACAAACGAATTTCCGACACTTCCGAAACCACTCTCATCCTTATTACAATCAAGGATCATTCAATATTGGAAGAGATGTACGGACACTCTTTCATTGTACGAATCAAGCAGGAATTGCAGGACATTCTTGCTCGAATAGCCACAAGAATATCCAACAGTGAAAACATCGATTTCAGGAACACCGGCCCCGGTGAAGTCGCCCTTCTCATCCCCGCCTACGACTCTCCTGCCGATATCGCATACGAATACAAAACACAGGCACAAAACGACCTGAAACGAACCATGATCCACCAGACTGGACGGGGGATCGAACTCGGCATGGGCTATGCCAAACTCCCTGATGGACTTGGCTCTCCCCAAAGTACGAAATTCAATATTCTGCTGGAAAACGCACGTCGCATGACCAAAATCCCCTTGGACATGACACGGCTCGCTATCACAAACCGTTTCAATGAGATCGTTGAGCAAAAAAAGATCAGCACACTCTACCAGCCGATTCTTGATTTCCGAACCGGGACAATTCTTGGTTGGGAATCACTCACACGCGGTCCGCTTGAATCATCTTTCAGGTCTCCGGTGGTGCTTTTTGAAACGGCAGAACAACTCGGACGCCTGTTCGCTTTGGAAAAACTCTGCCGAGAATCCGCCATTCAAAATGCCGGTCACCTGAGTGGCGGACAAAAACTCTTTCTCAACATTCATCCCAAAACCATGGCTGATCCCGAATTCACTCCGGGCAACACGCTCAGGCTGATGGAAAAAGCCGGCCTCAAGCCTGATGACATTGTTTTCGAAATAACCGAGCAACACAGCCTTCAGGAATTTGAATTGTTTTATCAAACTCTTGAGCACTACCGCAGCCAAGGATTCAAAATCGCTGTCGACGATGCCGGAGCCGGATATGCAGGTCTGTCGACAATAGCCCAGCTCCGTCCGGAGTATATCAAACTGGATAAATCACTCACGGAAAATATCCACAAGGATCCGGTCAAACGCGCCCTGGTGGAAACCACCGTCACCTTTGCCAACAAAATCGGCTCACAGATAATCGCCGAAGGCATTGAAACAAAAGCACAGGCTGTGTGCATCAAGGATATTGGCGTGCATTGCGGACAAGGATACTTTATCGCACGTCCGTCTGCCCCAAAACCCGTACTCACCAAGGATTGTCAGGAACTACAATCGGCAAGTGACATATCAAGCCGGAGCGTCAATCTTTCACTTCCTATTGGGGATCTCGCTCAACCGCCTTTCCAAATGCAGCCTGACAACATGGTGTCCGATGCTCAGGAATTCTTCAAAAAGAACAACCGGTTCTCAAGCATTGTCATCACCGATAAAGAAGTCCCGCGCGGATTGATAATGGAATACCATCTCAACCGTCAGCTTTCTTCCCAGTATGGAATAGCGCTCTACTACAGACGCCCCATTGAGTCGGTCATGGACAAGACGCCACTCATTGTGGACATGAATACCCCTGTCGAGCAAGCAGCCCGAAAAGCCATGAAACGTGAAACGCTCAAGGCATATGACGATATCATCATTACCCGCAAGGGAATCCTCTACGGCATTGTCTCCGTTCAAAAACTGCTTGATGCCATGGCCAGAATTCAGGTCGAAATGGCCAAAGGGACAAATCCGCTCACAGGGCTGCCCGGTAATGTCGCCATTGAACAGGAAGTCGAGGGACGAATCGCACAGGGCCGCACCTTCAGCATCATTTACGCAGACCTCGACCACTTCAAGGTTTACAACGACACTTACGGATTCAAGAGCGGAGACAGGATCATAAAACTGGCAGCCGACATCATGATGTGGGCTGCAAGAAAACACGCGTCGGCAAATTCCTGCCTCTGTCATATCGGCGGTGACGATTTCGTTCTTATCACCGACCCCGAATCCGTTGACAGAATATGCACCTCCATCACCCGTTGTTTTGGCCGTTTGGTAAAGAACTGTTACTGCGTGGAAGACAGGACACAAGGGTGGATAAAGGCAAAAGGTCGTGACGGAAAAACCCGCGAATATCCTTTGGTGTCAATATCCCTCGGCGTCATCAGCATCAACGGCCAGTGTTCGCTTATGGAAATTGGTGAACGTGCCGCGCATATTAAGAAATACGCCAAATCAATCCCCGGAAATTCAGTTGCTGTTGACCGAAGGCTCCCTCTCGGCAGCGAATAA
- the ettA gene encoding energy-dependent translational throttle protein EttA has protein sequence MSNEAEKIIYSMYKVTKRHGQREVLKNVSLSYFYGAKIGVLGLNGSGKSSLLKILAGVDTEFDGEIQVKDGYSIGYLEQEPLVNEERTVREVVEEGVGEVMDIIREYNEINEKFAEPMEPEEMDALIERQGKVQELMDAKGAWDIDSKLEMAMDSLRCPPADTPVSVISGGEKRRVALCRLLLQSPDILLLDEPTNHLDADSVAWLERFLAQFPGTVIAVTHDRYFLDNVAGWILELDRGRGIPWKGNYSSWLEQKENRLAQEGKAEADRQKTLQRELEWIRMSPKGRRAKGKARINAYESMISHESERLAEDLQIYIPPGPHLGKQVVVAEGVSKSMGDKLLVEGMDFILPPNAIVGIVGPNGAGKSTLFKMIVGEEQPDAGTMTIGQTVELAYADQNRDSLTPGKSVYEIISGGAEFIKLGERDVNARAYCSRFNFAGQDQQKPVDVLSGGERNRVHMAQMLKSGANVLLLDEPTNDLDVNTMRALEDGLENFAGCVLVISHDRWFLDRVATHIIAFEGDSKVVFLEGNYSDYVKDRKKRLGVDADQPHRIKFRKLTR, from the coding sequence ATGAGCAACGAAGCCGAAAAAATCATCTATTCGATGTACAAGGTGACCAAACGCCATGGTCAGCGGGAAGTGCTGAAAAATGTATCCCTTTCATATTTTTATGGTGCCAAGATCGGCGTGCTTGGCCTGAACGGTTCCGGTAAGAGTTCGCTTCTCAAGATTCTTGCTGGTGTCGATACCGAATTCGATGGAGAGATTCAGGTCAAGGACGGATATTCCATCGGATACCTTGAGCAGGAGCCGCTCGTAAATGAAGAGCGCACCGTGCGTGAGGTCGTTGAAGAAGGTGTCGGTGAAGTCATGGATATTATCCGTGAATACAACGAGATCAACGAGAAATTTGCCGAGCCTATGGAACCCGAGGAAATGGACGCCCTGATCGAACGTCAGGGCAAGGTGCAGGAGCTCATGGATGCCAAGGGTGCGTGGGATATTGATTCCAAGCTCGAAATGGCCATGGATTCCCTGCGTTGTCCGCCTGCGGATACGCCTGTTTCCGTTATTTCCGGCGGTGAAAAGCGCCGCGTGGCATTGTGCCGTCTGTTGTTGCAGTCTCCTGACATTCTGCTGCTGGACGAACCGACCAACCATTTGGACGCAGATTCCGTGGCATGGCTGGAGCGATTCCTTGCCCAGTTCCCGGGCACTGTTATCGCCGTGACCCATGACCGCTATTTCCTCGACAATGTTGCCGGATGGATTCTTGAACTGGATCGCGGTCGCGGTATACCGTGGAAGGGCAATTATTCTTCATGGCTTGAGCAGAAGGAAAACCGTCTGGCTCAGGAAGGAAAGGCCGAGGCTGACCGTCAAAAGACTTTGCAGCGCGAACTTGAATGGATTCGCATGTCTCCCAAAGGTCGTCGAGCCAAGGGTAAGGCGCGTATCAATGCGTACGAATCCATGATCAGCCACGAAAGCGAACGCCTTGCCGAAGACTTGCAGATTTACATTCCGCCGGGACCGCATCTCGGCAAGCAGGTCGTGGTTGCCGAAGGGGTTTCCAAATCCATGGGCGACAAGCTTTTGGTGGAAGGAATGGATTTCATCCTGCCTCCCAACGCCATTGTCGGTATTGTCGGCCCCAACGGTGCGGGTAAATCCACGTTGTTCAAGATGATTGTCGGAGAAGAGCAGCCGGATGCCGGTACCATGACCATTGGTCAGACCGTCGAGCTGGCGTATGCCGACCAGAACCGTGATTCCCTGACTCCGGGCAAGAGCGTATATGAAATCATCAGTGGCGGAGCCGAATTCATCAAGCTCGGCGAGCGTGATGTCAATGCCCGTGCCTACTGCTCCCGTTTTAATTTTGCAGGTCAGGACCAGCAGAAGCCGGTGGACGTGCTGTCCGGTGGTGAGCGCAATCGTGTGCATATGGCCCAGATGCTTAAGTCCGGTGCTAACGTCCTACTGCTTGACGAACCGACTAACGATCTTGATGTGAACACCATGCGTGCCCTTGAGGACGGTCTGGAAAACTTTGCTGGCTGTGTGTTGGTCATTAGCCATGATCGCTGGTTCCTTGACCGAGTCGCCACACACATTATTGCCTTTGAAGGTGATTCAAAGGTTGTCTTCCTCGAAGGCAACTACAGTGATTACGTGAAGGACAGGAAAAAGCGTCTCGGCGTGGATGCCGATCAGCCGCATCGGATCAAGTTCCGCAAGCTGACTCGCTAA
- a CDS encoding ferritin: MLSQKMEAALNDQMNWEIFSAHIYLSMSSYFAQEGLGGFSKWMYAQYQEEMFHAMKFFDYINEAGGHAKLGTIDAPPHSWGSALEAFEESLAHEKGVTARINDLADLAVEEKNHAVGIFLQWFIAEQVEEEDSVGDIVGKLKLVGDGGGLFMLDRDLGQRVFTAPTAA; encoded by the coding sequence ATGCTCAGTCAGAAAATGGAAGCAGCACTCAATGACCAGATGAATTGGGAAATCTTTTCGGCTCATATCTACCTGTCCATGTCCTCGTATTTCGCACAGGAAGGGCTTGGCGGCTTTTCGAAATGGATGTACGCGCAATATCAGGAAGAAATGTTCCATGCCATGAAGTTCTTCGATTACATCAACGAGGCGGGCGGACATGCCAAGCTCGGAACCATTGATGCGCCGCCGCATTCCTGGGGTTCTGCCTTGGAAGCCTTTGAAGAATCCCTGGCACATGAAAAGGGCGTTACCGCTCGTATCAACGACCTTGCCGACCTCGCCGTTGAAGAGAAGAACCATGCTGTCGGTATTTTTCTTCAGTGGTTTATTGCCGAGCAGGTGGAAGAAGAGGACAGTGTCGGCGACATCGTCGGCAAGCTGAAGCTGGTCGGCGACGGTGGCGGGCTGTTCATGCTTGACCGCGACCTCGGGCAGCGCGTCTTTACCGCTCCCACTGCTGCGTAA
- a CDS encoding ATP-dependent RecD-like DNA helicase — translation MSDDQLSHLSGAEVQSVIYQNKENGYAIARVRVKDEPGQISIVGIMGELVAGSTLDMHGKWTVHPKFGRQFEVKTFEEARPATENGVIRFLQSSIKGVGEKTATRLVEKFGVAVLDVLDDEPDKLLAIKGISKNKLKDIIESWGRQREIKNLLVFLQTHNVPTTFAGKIFHLHGAQAERKLRDNPYELAYEIRGVGFRTADQMAMKLGFAPDCAQRFEAAILYSLVSSCERGGHMFIPKGTLLEEVAKMLDTSDFDKLELALYSIEEKKRIRIEDLPEQGIDEAVYLIHFFHHENEITQRLYQLISHPTPVSRKKIDKTLPRVEEKLGFQLSDEQREAVFEACSNKVFIITGGPGTGKTTITKAIMLTLKELGLKIKQAAPTGRAAKRMSEATGHSALTVHRLLQYQPDGGFHYCEDQKLKADVLVIDEASMVDAHLFVSILRSLPHTCRLILVGDVNQLPSVGPGNILGDLINSHRVPCSVLTHIFRQAQESFIVVNAHRINNGQFPRQHPCPAPEADFYWIPQDDTKKVQRLILDSVCDRIPERYGLDPLRDIQVLTPMHKGDVGTQALNGVLQERLNPGGPGVREIKRKFATYRVGDRVIQLKNNYDKEIFNGDLGWIVDIEPDDREMLVEFDGNHVHIESSELDELSLAYAVSVHKSQGSEYKAVVMPVVTQHFMLLQRNLLYTGLTRARELAVMIGSERAFQIGLNNATAGKRSTHLAHRLRSMFSQNRLI, via the coding sequence ATGAGTGACGATCAATTATCCCATCTTTCAGGCGCAGAAGTACAGTCCGTTATATATCAGAACAAAGAAAACGGCTATGCCATTGCGCGTGTCCGGGTAAAAGATGAACCCGGACAGATTTCCATTGTTGGCATCATGGGGGAACTGGTTGCCGGTTCCACCCTGGACATGCACGGCAAATGGACTGTTCATCCGAAATTCGGACGCCAGTTTGAGGTGAAGACTTTCGAAGAGGCGCGTCCGGCCACGGAAAATGGCGTTATTCGCTTTTTGCAATCCTCCATCAAGGGGGTCGGCGAGAAAACCGCGACTCGTCTGGTTGAAAAGTTTGGCGTTGCAGTGTTGGACGTCCTTGATGATGAGCCGGATAAGCTTCTTGCAATCAAGGGTATTTCCAAGAACAAGCTGAAGGATATCATCGAGTCATGGGGGCGGCAGCGCGAGATCAAGAATCTGCTCGTGTTCTTGCAGACACACAATGTCCCGACGACTTTTGCCGGTAAGATATTTCATCTTCACGGCGCGCAGGCCGAACGCAAGCTGCGGGATAATCCATACGAACTCGCGTATGAAATTCGTGGCGTGGGATTTCGTACAGCCGACCAGATGGCCATGAAATTGGGGTTTGCGCCTGACTGTGCACAGCGGTTTGAGGCTGCAATTCTCTATAGTCTGGTGTCGTCCTGCGAACGCGGCGGGCATATGTTCATACCCAAGGGAACATTGCTCGAAGAAGTCGCGAAAATGCTCGATACCAGTGATTTTGATAAGCTGGAACTCGCGTTGTATTCCATTGAGGAGAAAAAGCGCATCCGCATTGAAGACCTGCCTGAGCAGGGAATCGATGAAGCCGTATATCTCATTCATTTTTTCCATCACGAAAATGAGATTACACAGCGCCTGTATCAACTCATCAGCCACCCGACACCTGTCAGCCGCAAGAAGATCGACAAGACTTTGCCTCGCGTCGAGGAAAAGCTCGGCTTTCAATTATCTGACGAGCAGCGGGAAGCGGTGTTCGAAGCATGCAGCAACAAGGTGTTTATCATTACTGGTGGGCCGGGTACGGGTAAAACGACCATTACCAAGGCCATCATGCTCACACTCAAGGAGTTGGGGCTGAAGATCAAGCAGGCCGCTCCCACCGGGCGTGCCGCCAAGCGCATGTCCGAGGCTACAGGCCATTCCGCGCTGACAGTCCATCGCTTGCTGCAATATCAACCTGACGGCGGTTTTCATTATTGCGAAGACCAGAAGCTCAAGGCGGACGTGCTAGTCATTGACGAAGCAAGCATGGTGGACGCACATCTTTTTGTCTCGATTCTGCGGTCATTGCCCCATACCTGCCGGTTGATTCTGGTCGGAGACGTGAATCAGTTGCCGAGTGTCGGGCCGGGAAACATTCTTGGCGACCTCATCAATTCGCACCGTGTCCCGTGCTCCGTGCTGACGCATATTTTCCGGCAGGCGCAGGAGAGTTTCATTGTCGTCAATGCCCACCGCATCAACAACGGGCAGTTCCCGAGACAGCATCCCTGTCCGGCCCCTGAGGCTGATTTCTATTGGATACCTCAGGATGACACGAAAAAGGTCCAACGGTTGATTCTGGACAGCGTATGTGACCGGATACCGGAACGGTACGGGCTTGATCCGTTGCGGGATATTCAGGTTCTGACTCCCATGCACAAGGGGGATGTCGGTACACAGGCGTTGAACGGCGTGTTGCAGGAGCGCCTGAATCCGGGGGGGCCGGGAGTCAGGGAAATCAAACGGAAATTTGCGACCTATCGTGTGGGTGACCGCGTCATTCAGCTCAAGAACAATTACGACAAGGAAATCTTCAACGGAGACCTTGGCTGGATCGTGGATATCGAGCCGGATGACCGTGAAATGCTCGTTGAGTTTGACGGTAACCATGTTCACATCGAATCCAGTGAACTGGATGAGTTGAGTCTGGCATATGCGGTCAGCGTACACAAGTCGCAGGGTAGTGAATACAAGGCCGTGGTCATGCCTGTCGTCACGCAGCATTTTATGCTTTTGCAGCGGAACTTGTTGTATACCGGGCTGACGCGTGCTCGAGAACTGGCGGTAATGATCGGAAGCGAACGTGCTTTTCAGATCGGCTTGAATAACGCGACCGCCGGCAAGCGCAGTACACATCTGGCTCACAGGCTGCGTTCCATGTTTTCACAGAATCGTCTCATCTGA
- the recR gene encoding recombination mediator RecR — protein MQNLPKPLKEVVDQLSSLPGIGPKSALRIALTLLKMPRERANGVGQAVLDLRENLCLCDECACLAESSPCSICADPTRDTDQLCLVPEWDALLAMENMGIYKGRYLVLGGLLSPLDGIEPGHLEVERLKRHLGSGRVSELILALGATLDAESTASYVKNLVERDYPDVRVSRLAQGIPIGAEVKFMDKETLKQSLVHRQKV, from the coding sequence TTGCAAAATCTTCCCAAGCCTCTGAAAGAGGTCGTAGATCAGCTTTCAAGCCTTCCCGGCATCGGTCCGAAATCCGCGTTGCGTATCGCCTTGACTTTACTCAAGATGCCGCGGGAACGGGCCAACGGTGTCGGGCAGGCTGTGCTTGATCTGCGCGAGAATCTCTGTTTGTGCGACGAGTGTGCCTGCCTTGCCGAGTCGAGTCCCTGTTCCATCTGCGCCGACCCGACCCGCGATACCGACCAGCTGTGCCTTGTCCCGGAATGGGACGCTTTGTTGGCAATGGAAAACATGGGCATTTACAAAGGCCGCTATCTCGTGCTGGGAGGACTGCTTTCTCCGTTGGACGGTATTGAGCCGGGGCATCTCGAAGTCGAACGCCTGAAAAGGCATCTCGGCAGCGGGCGTGTGTCCGAATTGATTTTGGCGCTCGGTGCGACACTTGATGCCGAATCTACCGCCTCATACGTGAAAAATCTGGTAGAGCGCGATTATCCGGATGTGCGTGTCAGTCGTCTGGCGCAGGGCATCCCCATCGGTGCTGAAGTCAAGTTCATGGATAAGGAGACTCTGAAACAGTCTCTGGTCCATAGACAGAAAGTCTAG
- a CDS encoding YbaB/EbfC family nucleoid-associated protein gives MKEMVRQAQLMQRKMTEKQEALKNMIVEASSGGGMVTVKATCSQELTEVNIEDSVMEAGDVEMLQDLVLTAANEALKKAKEKSEEELSQVTGGLSIPGMF, from the coding sequence ATGAAAGAAATGGTGCGTCAGGCTCAGCTGATGCAGCGCAAAATGACTGAAAAGCAGGAAGCTCTCAAGAACATGATCGTCGAAGCATCCAGCGGTGGCGGCATGGTAACCGTCAAGGCTACCTGCTCTCAGGAATTGACCGAAGTGAATATTGAAGACAGCGTCATGGAAGCCGGTGATGTTGAAATGCTTCAGGATCTCGTGCTGACCGCAGCGAACGAAGCTCTCAAGAAGGCCAAGGAAAAGTCCGAAGAAGAGTTGTCGCAGGTCACTGGCGGTTTGAGCATTCCGGGCATGTTCTAG